A single region of the Oryzias melastigma strain HK-1 linkage group LG23, ASM292280v2, whole genome shotgun sequence genome encodes:
- the itih2 gene encoding inter-alpha-trypsin inhibitor heavy chain H2 has translation MRRLLLLSLGLQVLLLGRCLEFVIDGEREDEASDFRDHRERQKRATVTSEEEEDFMAVRGDNITVKSYKVESRITSRFAHTTYKSSVVNSGSKPQSIGFNVHIPKRAFISNFTMNVNGITFVGSVKDKVVARNLYTKAKSRNKAAGIVRTNSQDMETFKTEVHVPPGSNIEFELHYQEMMQRKLGFYEHTLYLQPGRLVPTFQVDVHVYEPKGISSIRTPNTLGAQFSDLIKVNSSADKAHVVFKPSLQMQRKCETCTDSAIDGIFTVIYDVNRDSNAGELQVSDGHFVHFFAPSKLSPLPKNIVFVIDVSGSMWGVKMKQTVQAMQAILDDLTMDDHFAVIDFNHNVRCWREDLVAASPIQIGDAKNYIQNIRPSGGTNINEALLRAVQMLVRASNQHLIDPRSVSMVIFVSDGDPTVGEIKLSTIQRNVKRVMREDFSLFSLGMGFDVDYDFLERISMENRGVAQRIYGNHDAAEQLRTFYRQVSSPLLRQITIQFPEDSVTDVTQNRFDKFFDGSELVVSGKVLPSESTKLTSIISAYAASLDINLVTEADVSELDMQLAKHQHSFTGFAKQMWAYLTIKQLISERSFAPTAAKKRKITQRVMALAVEHQFVTPLTALLVESEDATERLLADSPKDPKKGCCSTLSGPTPVQFVYQPPPSWLQLSTQAPLHEVKESTVEEITLTQGVNLVDNDPHFIIHLPGRSMTVCFNVDSKPGDVLSLVSDEGTGVAVNGQLIGSKKALKNKLRTYFGVISVYYQPQGASVTVGTDLITLTDGRNNNSFTWGATVDVTQDGVRVSIVKDSHVNVTINNNIQVMVLLHRVWKKHPVNVDFLGIYIPNNNQYSPLVHGLIGQFSREPEVRVYDVHEGLDPLKKEATMEVKGSRLLVTRGWQKDYRRDTKLGTNVYCWFVHNSGKGFIDGRYTDYIVPGLNSFLHMN, from the exons ATGAggcgtctgctgctgctgagtctGGGGCTCCAGGTCCTCCTGCTGGGTCGCTGTTTGGAGTTTGTGATCGATGGAGAACGGGAGGATGAGGCG TCAGATTTTCGGGATCACCGGGAGAGGCAGAAG AGGGCAACGGTGACcagtgaagaggaggaggacttCATG GCCGTCCGTGGAGACAACATCACCGTCAAGAGCTACAAGGTGGAGAGCCGCATCACGTCCCGCTTCGCTCACACCACCTACAAGAGCTCCGTGGTCAATTCTGGCTCCAAACCTCAGAGCATCGGCTTCAACGTGCACATCCCCAAACGGGCGTTCATCTCCAACTTCACCAT GAACGTGAACGGAATCACGTTTGTGGGCTCGGTGAAGGACAAGGTCGTGGCCAGAAACCTCTACACTAAGGCCAAGTCCAGAAACAAGGCGGCGGGCATCGTCAG GACCAACTCCCAGGACATGGAAACCTTCAAGACGGAGGTCCACGTTCCACCAGGAAGCAACATCGAGTTTGAGCTCCACTACCAAGAAATGATGCAGAGGAAGCTGGGCTTCTACGAACATACGCTGTACCTGCAGCCTGGAAGACTGGTGCCAACGTTTCAG GTGGATGTACACGTGTACGAACCCAAAGGCATTTCCAGCATCAGGACGCCGAACACCCTCGGAGCTCAGTTCTCAGACCTGATCAAAGTGAACTCTTCAGCAGATAAG GCTCACGTCGTCTTCAAGCCGAGTTTGCAGATGCAGAGAAAGTGTGAGACCTGCACAGACAGCGCCATCGACGGCATCTTCACGGTCATTTACGACGTGAACAGAGACAGCAACGCCGGAGAGCTGCAG GTGTCAGATGGTCACTTTGTCCATTTCTTCGCTCCATCCAAACTCTCGCCTCTTCCTAAAAACATCGTGTTTGTCATCGATGTCAGCGGGTCCATGTGGGGGGTCAAGATGAAGCAA ACAGTGCAGGCCATGCAGGCCATTCTCGATGACCTGACCATGGACGATCACTTCGCCGTCATAGACTTCAACCACAACGTGAGATGTTGGCGCGAGGACCTGGTGGCTGCCTCTCCTATTCAGATCGGAGATGCAAAGAACTACATCCAGAACATCAGACCCTCTGGAG GCACAAACATCAACGAGGCGCTGCTGAGAGCCGTGCAGATGCTGGTGAGGGCGTCCAACCAGCATCTGATCGACCCTCGGTCCGTTTCTATGGTCATCTTTGTGTCGGATGGAGACCCCACAGTGG GAGAGATCAAGCTCAGCACCATCCAGAGGAACGTGAAGCGAGTCATGAGGGAGGACTTCTCCCTCTTCTCTCTGGGCATGGGCTTTGACGTGGACTACGACTTCCTGGAGCGCATCTCCATGGAGAACCGGGGCGTGGCTCAGAGGATCTACGGCAACCACGACGCTGCCGAGCAGCTGCGG ACGTTCTACAGACAGGTATCCAGCCCTTTGCTGCGACAGATCACCATCCAGTTCCCGGAGGACTCGGTCACAGACGTCACCCAGAACCGCTTCGACAAGTTCTTCGACGGCTCTGAGCTGGTGGTGTCCGGGAAGGTTCTGCCTTCGGAGAGCACCAAACTGACCAGCATCATCAGTGCATACGCT GCAAGTTTGGACATCAACTTGGTGACGGAGGCAGACGTGTCGGAGCTGGACATGCAGCTGGCCAAACATCAGCACTCCTTCACGGGTTTTGCTAAACAGATGTGGGCTTATCTGACCATCAAACAGCTGATCAGTGAGAG GTCCTTTGCTCCAACAGCGGCTAAAAAGCGGAAGATCACCCAGCGGGTCATGGCTTTAGCGGTGGAGCATCAGTTTGTCACCCCGCTCACCGCTCTGCTGGTGGAGAGTGAGGACGCCACTGAGAGGCTGCTGGCCGACTCCCCGAAGGACCCCAAAAAAGGCTGCTGCTCAA CGCTCTCCGGCCCCACTCCGGTGCAGTTCGTCTACCAGCCTCCACCCTCCTGGCTCCAGCTGAGCACTCAGGCGCCCCTGCATGAGGTGAAGGAGTCCACGGTGGAGGAGATAACGCTGACGCAGGGGGTTAACTTAG TTGATAATGACCCCCACTTCATCATTCACCTGCCCGGGAGGTCCATGACCGTGTGCTTTAATGTCGACTCCAAACCCGGGGACGTCCTCAGCCTGGTGTCGGACGAGGGAACAG GTGTCGCGGTGAACGGTCAGTTAATCGGCTCAAAGAAGGCCCTCAAAAACAAACTCAGAACCTACTTTGGCGTCATCTCAGTCTACTACCAGCCTCAAGGAGCCAGCGTGACGGTCGGCACTGACCTCATCACCCTGACTGACGGCAGGAACAATAACTCTTTCACCTGGGGGGCCACAGTCGACGTCACACAGGACGG GGTGAGGGTTTCCATTGTGAAGGACTCTCACGTGAATGTcaccattaataataatatccAGGTGATGGTTCTGCTTCACCGCGTGTGGAAGAAACATCCCGTCAACGTCGACTTCCTGGGCATTTACATTCCCAACAATAACCAGTATTCCCCTCTGGTTCATGGACTCATAG GACAGTTTTCCAGAGAGCCTGAGGTGAGGGTGTACGACGTCCACGAAGGACTCGACCCTCTGAAGAAGGAAGCTACCATGGAGGTGAAGGGCAGCAGGCTGCTCGTCACCAG GGGCTGGCAGAAGGACTACAGGCGCGACACAAAGCTTGGCACCAACGTTTACTGCTGGTTTGTCCACAACAGTGGGAAGGGCTTCATCGACGGCCGCTACACCGACTACATCGTACCCGGTCTGAACAGCTTCCTCCACATGAACTGA